The Desulfovibrio porci DNA segment AGACCCAGACCGGGATGATTGATCATCCCGAACCGGTCGACGGCAAGTATGGGTACATCACCGTTGACCCGGCCACGGGCAAGTGGACCTATACCCTGTTCAACGGCGAGAACGGCAGCGACAACCCGGTGCAGAACCTGCACGAGGGCCAGACTGTGGAGGAAGAATTCACCGTCATGCTCAACGGCAAGGTGGTGACGACGGATGGAAAGGAACCGGCGGAGGACGGCAGCAATGTTGTAAAGATCACCATTACGATCACCGGCACCAACGATGCGCCCGAGATCACCCACTTTGATGCGTCGAAGACCATTCATGGCGTGGAGGGGGGCGTCCTGAGCGCTGAGGGCACGATCATCGCCACGGATGTGGACCGCGACGACGCGGGCAAAATGGAAGATCTGACCGCCCACTTTGACAACGGTACGGACACCATGGTCGGCAAGTACGGCACGATCACGCTGGTGGAGGGCGAGAACGGCAAGTGGACCTACACCTACAAGCTGGACCCGGCCAAGCTGGAAGCGGATTCCGAGGCCTCGAAGTACTTCTACAAGGACGCCGACGGCAAGTGGCATCTTATCGCGGGCACGGATCTTAACGACAAGTTCACTGTCCACGTTACTGACGGCACGGCCACCGTGGATCAGGAGATCACCATCAAGATCGACGGGCAGAACTTCGCGCCCGAACGTGACGCCTCGGTTGGCAGCGTCAATGGCACGGGCGTCACGGAAGACGGCTTCCCTGTCGGCTCCAATACCGTGGAGAGCGTGATCGCCAAGGGCGACCTTGCGGCCGCGTTCACGGATGACCAGGGCACGGGCAATCTGCACTTCGTGTTCGCCAACGGCAAGACCTTCATGGAAGATCCCAACGGGTACGGCACCTGGCAGATTGATAACGACGGCAACGTCGTGTTCACCCTGAACAACGAAAGCGCCGCCGTGCAGGGCCTGAGCCAAGCGGACAATCCGACCGCCACCGTCAAGGTGTACGCGGTAGACGGGCACAACGTGACCAGCGCCGAGGGCGTTGACGTCAACGTGTCCATCCAGGGGACGGCTGACAAGCCGCAACTGATCATCGACAAGACGCTCACCGTGACCGAGGCTTCCGACACGGCCGGAACGGCGGAAGGCACTTTCTACGTCATCGACCCGGACGCGGCGGACAGCAGGGACAACCTCACCTATACCATCACCGGCCCCAAGGATGGCGGGTCTGAGACCGTCTCTGCGGAAAACGGCGGCCTGCTGACCTTTACCAACGACTACGGCACCCTGACGCTGGATCCCGCCACCGGCAAGTATTCGTTTGCGCTGAACAGCGGCAACGACGCCGTCCGCGCCATGAAGCCGGGCGAACTGTACGAGATCACGTTCGACGTCACGGTGAAGGATCATGACGGCCTTGAAGGAAGCGGACAAATCGTCGTCAACATCAAGGGCACCAACACCGCCCCGGATATCGACGTCAATGCTTCCCGCACCGGCAACACCGTGGACACGCCGCTCGTCGAAGGCGCGACAGGCGATGACGCCCGCTTCGGCGGAAACATCGTCGCCAATGACGTGGACGCGGACGCGGGCGACAAGCTGACGTACAGATTCTCCTTAACGGATGAACAGAAGGCGGAGGGCTGGACTCTGAACGCCGACGGCACGGTTCTGACCACGACATACGGCACGGTTACCATCGACGCCGACGGCAACTATACCTATACGCTGGACAACGGCCGGGCCGCTGTTCTCGCTCAGGATCAGACGGCGCAGGAAGTCTTTCAGGTGACGGCGACCGACAAGTACGGCGCGAAGTCCGATCCGGTGGATGTGACCATCAACATTGTGGGCACCAACGACGCGCCGGTCATTGATTCGGCCACCGGCAAGAACAACGCCGGCACCCTGGCTTTCAGCGATGCGGACGCCACTGACACGCACAGCCTGTCCATTGTCGTGAATGGACACGAATATCCGGTAACGGGCAACAGCGTGGATATTGAGGGCGTGGGCAGGTTCGAACTGAGTCCGAAGGATGCGGACGGCAAGGTGTGGAGCTGGAAGTTCACCGCTGATTCCAAAATAACACAAAATATGCGCACGGACGAATCCACGGACGTGAACTTCCAGTTCAAGGTCAGCGACGGCCGTGAAGATGCCACGTCCGGCAACCTGAAGGCGACCATCACCGGCGCCAATGCCAGACCGCAGATTGGCCAGGCCGCGTTGGTGCTGGGTCTGACCGGTCTGGTGCCGGACGCGGACTTCTCCATCTCATCCGATGACGCGAACGCCAATCCGGCCGACAACAGCCTGCCGCTCAACGATGTGAAGCTGGACGGGCAGGATCACGGCGATCCTCTGACCTATCACTTTGAGCAGATAGACGGAAGCGGCGACGTGCAGGGCGCTTTCGGAACCCTGCATTTCGACGCGGCCACCGGCCAGTACCATTATACTCTGGATACCTCGTCGGAGAATCTGCTGAAGCTCGCGGAGGCCCACGCCAACGGTGAAGAGCTGAAGGAATCCTTCAACTACACGGTGTCCGACGGCCATTGGACTGACACGCACGGCAGCGTGGAGGTCAGCCTTGACGCGCCTTCGCCCGGCGCGGGCGGCAGCCTCGGTGATGAGCATGCGCAGGATGCGCAGGTCGTCTTCGGCGGCGAGGGCGCGGAAAGCCTGCACGGCGGTTCCGGCGACGACATCCTCTCCGGCGGCGCGGGCGATGACTACCTCTTCGGCGGCGACGGCAACGACATCCTGGTGTACAACGGCCAGACCGGCAGCACCTACGACGGCGGCGCGGGCATGGACGTGCTTCTGGTGCAGGGAGAGCAGAATATGGACTCCCTCTTCCAGAGCGGCGGACTTGATCAGAACGTCACCAACGTGGAGGTCATCATCAGCGGCGAGGACGTCTCGAATCTGACCAATATGGACGCCCTCAGCGGCATCGGCATCACCTTGGGCGACAATCGGGTGGATCTGGGCGAGGGCTGGTCCAAGACGGACGGCGCTCCCGAGGGTTACGACGCTTACAGCAACGGCGGCGTGACCATAACAGTGGGTTCGGATGTGCATGTGAACACCATGCAGGAGCAGACCGACCAGGCCGCCGCCCAGATACAGGTGGAAAACAGCTAGCGCGGCATAAGCGTTAAAAAATGACATGGCCCGCGCCGGATATCCGGCGCGGGCCATGATGCTGTTGACAACGTCGGCAGCCCCGAAAATCAGGAGCGGGTCGCAGCTTTGCTGCGCCGTCAGGCGACTGATTTTCGTGCCTTTCCGCCCGGCGAGTTTTCGTGAAAACGAGCCGACGGCGGCGCGAACCGCGCGAAGCGGGGTTTGTCATCCGTCGGGAACCCGCGCCGGATATCCGGCGCGGGCCCTGCGTCTTTGGCGGGGCCCGCTCAGCGCAGACTTTTGCCGAGCTGCCGCGCCTCTTCCAGCGCCGGTTTGCCCAGGATGTCGCCCACGGCCAGCACGCCGCCCGCCAGCACCGTGCCCAGATTCTTCCAGCCCATGTGCCGCAGCAGGGCCTCATAATAGTGCAGCACGGGTTCAAAATTGTCCTTGTCCGCGCCTTCGGCGGCCATCAGCATGACACAGTCCTTGCGGGGATTGGCATAACCGGCATTGCATTCCGCCACGGCGAAGAGCCTGTCAAAAGCGCACTTCAATTGTCCGCTGAAGTTCCAGTAGTACATGGGCGAGGCGAGCACCAGAATGTCCGCTTCCCTGTAGGCCGGGTAAATGCGCTCCATGCCGTCCTTCTGCACGCAGGGGCTGTGCGGGTCCTTGCCGCCGCCGAAACAGCCGAAACAGGGGTGAATATCCAGTTCCCGCAGCGCGAAACTGGTGGTTGTATGCCCGGCTTCCCGCGCGCCATCAGCGAATGCTCCGGCCAGGGCGGCGGTGTTGCCGTTTTTTCTGGGGCTGCCGTTGAGGATCAGAATTTTTTTGCTCATGCGTTTCAACCTTTTTCAAAAGAATGTTGCGGCCGGGCGCGAACAGCGCACCGTCTTGCCCCTGCTCATAACCTGCTGTAGATGAAAGCGGAAGTACGCACATAAAAGTGAGATACTCACCAAAAGGAGAGTGCCATGCCCACCTGCGCGCCCACCGGGGCGGACCTCAAATCCACGGGCTTCGGCTACACCATGTCGCTGATTTCAGGCAAATATAAACTGCTGATCCTGTATATCCTGGCCGAGTGCATGGTTGTTCGCTACAACGCGCTCAAGCGGCACATCGGCGGCATCTCGCACAAAACCCTGAGTATGGCCCTCAAGGAACTGGAGGCGGACGACCTGCTCGTCCGCACGGAATATCCGCAGATTCCGCCCAAGGTGGAATACCGTCTGTCCGAACGGGGTCGGTCGCTGATGCCGATTCTGGACGCACTGTGCGAGTGGGGGGAAGCGCACCGGATCTGACGCTTGGCGCATGGCACAAAAAGCCCGCGGGAAAACGCCGTCAAAGCGGCGGTTCTTCCCGCGGACGCGCTCTGCCGAAGCAGGGCCTGTTTCTATACGTCGAAGAGCATTTCCAGATCTTCCCTGGTCAGGGATTTCCAGGTGTCCTGACCCGGAATGATGGCTTCGGCCACCCCGCGCTTGGCTTCCTGAAGCTTGAGGATTTTTTCCTCCACCGTATTCTGGCAGATCAGCTTGTAGGAAAAGACCTGGCGGGTCTGGCCGATACGGTGGGTGCGGTCCGTGGCCTGGCTCTCCACAGCCGGGTTCCACCACGGATCGTAGTGGATCACGTAGTCGGCGGAGGTCAGGTTCAGGCCTGTGCCGCCCGCCTTGAGCGAGATCAGGAAGATGGGGATGTCCGGGCTGTTGTTGAAGCGGTCCACCTGATCGAAGCGGTCTTTGCTGGCCCCGTCCAGGTAGCAGAAGGGCACCTGCGAGAACTCCAGCCATTGCTTGATGATCTGAAGCATCTGCACGAACTGCGAGAAGACCAGCACCTTGTGCCCGCCCTCCACGATTTCCATGACCATGTCCTTGAAGGCGTCGAACTTGCCGGAAGGCAGGTTGTTGGAAAAGCCGGGCAGATCCATCTTGAGCAGGCGCGGATGGCAGCAGATCTGGCGCAGCTTGAGCAGGGCGTCGAGAATGGACATCTGGCTTTTGGCCAGGCCTTTCTGGTCCACGTCGGCCAGCACCTGGGCGCGCAGCTTGCGGGCCAGGGCGGCGTACAGTTCGGCCTGGGCTTCTTCTAGGGCGCAGCAGGTGACGCTTTCCACCTTGGGCGGCAGATCCTTGGCCACTTCAGCCTTGGTGCGGCGCAGGATGAAGGGCCGCACGCGGGTGCGCAGATATTCCAGGGTTTCGGCGTCGCCGTCCTTGATGGGCTTGACGATGCCGCGCTGGAAGGCGTGCTGCGAGCCCAGAAAGCCGGGCATCAGGAATTCGAACAGGGACCAGAGCTCGAAGAGATTGTTTTCAATGGGCGTGCCCGAGAGGCAGAGACGCATGCGGGCGTTGATCCGGCGCACGGCGCGGGCCGTGATGGTGTTGGGATTCTTGATGTTCTGGGCTTCGTCCAGAATCACGGTGTTGAACTCGTACTTTTCCATCTCCTCCAGGTCGCGCCGCAAGAGCGCGTAGGTGGTGATGATCAGATCCGAGCCCGCGATATGCTTGAACATGCCCTCGCGCCGCGTGCCGTAGATGGTCAGTTGTTTGAGGCCGGGCACGAATTTTTGCGCCTCGCGTTCCCAGTTGGGCAGCACCGAAGTGGGCACCACGATGAGGTTGGGGCCGTCATAGTGGTTTTCCACCATATACTGGATGAAGGCCAGGGTCTGCACAGTCTTGCCCAGGCCCATTTCATCGGCCAGGATGCCGCCGAAGCCGTATTCCGAGAGAAAATTCAAGTAGGAAAGGCCCTGCGCCTGGTAGGCGCGCAGGTTCGCGTTAAGGCCCTTGGGCGGCGCAATGGGCCGCACCTCGCGGAAAG contains these protein-coding regions:
- a CDS encoding flavodoxin family protein, whose translation is MSKKILILNGSPRKNGNTAALAGAFADGAREAGHTTTSFALRELDIHPCFGCFGGGKDPHSPCVQKDGMERIYPAYREADILVLASPMYYWNFSGQLKCAFDRLFAVAECNAGYANPRKDCVMLMAAEGADKDNFEPVLHYYEALLRHMGWKNLGTVLAGGVLAVGDILGKPALEEARQLGKSLR
- a CDS encoding winged helix-turn-helix transcriptional regulator yields the protein MPTCAPTGADLKSTGFGYTMSLISGKYKLLILYILAECMVVRYNALKRHIGGISHKTLSMALKELEADDLLVRTEYPQIPPKVEYRLSERGRSLMPILDALCEWGEAHRI